One window of bacterium genomic DNA carries:
- a CDS encoding discoidin domain-containing protein: protein MAALRRPLLVVAALFALGCGLRLLAVYPPTLRRDPATIALQACRILDGERPIFFSGQAWMGAAGTYVEALLFKVFGANTLTMSLYAWALCAIWVFLSLLLAWRLYGPRVAGWSAAIWLIPTPALLYWSCQARNDFQVLFIATPLILLLTHDLVLRFREGKGIAARAALLGFVCGFSFWQNMGIGPCLVVTFAIIALQLGRVFWTRFVWAYSPAWLLGFSPVLYYNLTTDLALTGQGSVKSTRHMAQAAHDLVTNALPYFWGMPLDGEPRSAWRRALVFFLLWTGVLLAAYAAMAWRKWRRREDLLPEQLVLGLLLFHLLVPTVTEYGKSFGTSGNPILFFTNLYSVAFLFPAVVLARLPGLPSVLAALPFLIYVGNNVRNTRNVPAAFVTALRTQGAAAIGRFPDPANPAIRHLAERGLTNGYLESPETNELNLAGLGSVEFSRPYQERVVEYSLRADAAKNFFWVDQDGLSEGLRMIGCEHDTSTGGERAIHFNFRKEPVRETLLSGYTVTASRDGAGAAALSDRTIDTAWALPEPLSGAWVRFDFPDETRVDRIVLLPRAQGTLPAHLIVQASGDGREWRTVGQWRRAGVFFWSVRHPFLKLVKPRCELALAQPATARSLRILVPVQTGSCALSEVYLYGGETPGATPPPVSVDAEVDAIAAALAPLKGTHRIAGDHYFMSLFKLAGFDVEFIPNRAVNNSGRRNPFLKAHLPLDFSRPLALIVPKANAPSVAERLQRGGVGFERRPLALHDLFVTAPAKAGPRLYWSGFDLLATTASPVADREPPGGL, encoded by the coding sequence ATGGCGGCGCTGCGTCGCCCGCTCCTCGTCGTCGCCGCGCTCTTTGCGCTCGGCTGCGGGCTGCGCCTGCTCGCGGTCTACCCGCCGACGCTCCGGCGCGACCCGGCCACGATCGCGCTGCAGGCCTGCCGCATCCTCGACGGCGAGCGGCCGATCTTCTTCTCCGGGCAGGCGTGGATGGGCGCCGCCGGCACCTACGTCGAGGCGCTGCTCTTCAAGGTCTTCGGCGCAAACACCCTGACGATGAGCCTCTACGCCTGGGCGCTCTGCGCCATCTGGGTCTTTCTGAGCCTGCTGCTCGCCTGGCGCCTGTACGGTCCGCGTGTGGCGGGCTGGTCCGCCGCGATCTGGTTGATCCCCACGCCGGCGCTTCTCTACTGGTCCTGCCAGGCGCGCAACGACTTCCAGGTCCTCTTCATCGCGACGCCGCTCATCCTGCTGCTCACGCACGACCTCGTGCTGCGCTTCCGCGAGGGCAAGGGCATCGCCGCCCGCGCGGCCCTCCTCGGCTTCGTCTGCGGCTTCAGCTTCTGGCAGAACATGGGGATCGGCCCTTGCCTCGTGGTGACGTTCGCCATCATCGCGCTCCAGCTCGGCCGGGTCTTCTGGACGCGTTTCGTCTGGGCCTATTCGCCCGCCTGGCTCCTGGGCTTCTCGCCGGTGCTGTACTACAACCTGACGACGGACCTCGCGCTGACCGGCCAGGGGAGCGTGAAGTCGACCCGCCACATGGCGCAGGCCGCGCACGATCTGGTGACCAACGCGCTCCCGTACTTCTGGGGCATGCCGCTGGACGGCGAGCCGAGGTCGGCGTGGCGCCGGGCGCTGGTCTTCTTCCTGCTCTGGACCGGCGTCCTCCTGGCCGCCTACGCCGCGATGGCCTGGCGCAAGTGGCGCCGGCGCGAGGACCTGCTCCCGGAGCAGCTGGTCCTCGGGCTGCTGCTCTTTCACCTGCTGGTCCCGACGGTAACCGAGTACGGCAAGAGCTTCGGCACGAGCGGCAACCCGATCCTGTTCTTCACGAACCTCTACAGCGTGGCCTTCCTCTTCCCGGCGGTCGTCCTGGCGCGCCTGCCCGGGCTGCCCAGCGTGCTCGCGGCGCTGCCCTTCCTGATCTACGTCGGCAACAACGTGCGGAACACGCGGAACGTGCCGGCGGCGTTCGTCACCGCGCTGCGCACCCAGGGCGCCGCCGCGATCGGGCGCTTCCCGGACCCCGCGAACCCGGCCATCCGGCACCTCGCGGAGCGGGGCCTCACGAACGGGTACCTCGAATCCCCCGAGACGAACGAACTCAACCTCGCCGGGCTGGGCAGCGTCGAGTTCTCCCGTCCCTACCAGGAGCGGGTGGTGGAATACTCGCTGCGCGCCGACGCCGCGAAGAACTTCTTCTGGGTCGACCAGGACGGACTGTCGGAAGGGCTGCGGATGATCGGCTGCGAGCACGACACGAGCACAGGCGGGGAGCGTGCGATCCACTTCAACTTCCGGAAGGAGCCGGTCCGCGAGACGCTGCTCTCGGGCTACACCGTCACCGCCTCCCGCGACGGCGCCGGCGCAGCGGCCCTGTCCGACCGCACCATCGACACTGCCTGGGCGCTGCCCGAGCCGCTCTCGGGGGCCTGGGTCCGTTTCGACTTCCCGGACGAGACGCGCGTCGACCGGATCGTGCTGCTGCCGCGGGCGCAGGGGACGCTCCCCGCGCACCTCATCGTGCAGGCGTCCGGCGACGGCAGGGAGTGGCGGACCGTGGGACAGTGGCGGCGCGCCGGCGTGTTCTTCTGGTCGGTCCGCCACCCGTTCCTCAAGCTCGTGAAGCCCCGCTGCGAGCTGGCGCTCGCGCAGCCCGCGACCGCGCGCTCCCTGCGCATCCTCGTGCCCGTCCAGACCGGGTCCTGCGCGCTGAGCGAGGTCTACCTCTACGGCGGCGAGACCCCGGGGGCGACCCCGCCGCCGGTCTCGGTGGACGCGGAGGTGGACGCCATCGCCGCCGCGCTCGCGCCGCTCAAGGGAACGCACCGGATCGCGGGCGACCACTACTTCATGAGCCTGTTCAAGCTCGCCGGCTTCGACGTGGAGTTCATCCCCAACCGCGCCGTGAACAACTCGGGGCGCCGCAACCCCTTCCTCAAGGCGCACCTGCCCCTCGACTTCTCCCGGCCGCTGGCGCTGATCGTGCCGAAGGCGAACGCCCCGTCAGTCGCGGAGCGCCTGCAACGCGGGGGCGTCGGCTTCGAGCGCAGGCCCCTTGCCCTCCACGATCTCTTCGTGACGGCGCCGGCGAAGGCCGGCCCGCGGCTCTACTGGTCCGGCTTCGACCTCCTCGCGACGACCGCCAGTCCCGTCGCGGACCGCGAGCCGCCCGGCGGTCTCTAG
- the asnB gene encoding asparagine synthase (glutamine-hydrolyzing), which yields MCGIAGVIAPGHRERIVPVTRALAHRGPDDEHFHHDDLISLGQRRLSIIDLAGGRQPIASETGDLQLVCNGEIYNSPELRAELTARGHRFRTATDVEVILHLYEEEGPACVKRLRGMFAIGLWDRPARRLLLARDHLGQKPLFYALAGDGIVFASEVKGVLASGLVGREIDLDGLWHYISLRYLPDHYTLFRGVHKLPAATLAVFEDGRLREEKYWQLSFRPKLPHDEAAIADGLDELLRDTVKLHLLSDVPVGTFLSGGIDSSTVTAMMAGITGAPFPTFSIGVKEEGFNELPWARLVAAKYGLTARERIVEADMIHLIPQMVAAMDEPADPFGAGVFLVSQVAAEEVKVVLSGDGGDENFAGYDRFAGQRLAEIYSVLPAWFRREVMARAIRLVPESFGYKSLAQKLAWLNDMSFHSAGGRYARSMSFLRFTEESKERLFTPAALARLTDRDSVAKILAFFDAGAADDLVDRMLYTDLMTRMPDHLLAITDRMSMAHGLEVRPPLMDYRLVEYAASIPADLKLRGHRLKYILKKVAARYLPPELITRQKQGFGFPIARWMRTELADLLRNLFARSRFVELGLFERAAMQALLEEHLSGKADHNFRLWILLNLEIWHRLCVEGQTTEELRGFIDGLRAAPGPRAGA from the coding sequence GTGTGCGGCATAGCGGGGGTGATCGCCCCCGGACACCGGGAGCGCATCGTCCCCGTGACCCGGGCGCTCGCCCACCGCGGCCCGGACGATGAGCACTTCCACCACGACGACCTGATCTCGCTCGGCCAGCGGCGGCTGAGCATCATCGACCTGGCGGGCGGCCGCCAGCCCATCGCCAGCGAGACCGGCGACCTCCAGCTCGTCTGCAACGGCGAGATCTACAACAGCCCCGAGCTGCGCGCGGAACTCACCGCCCGCGGGCACCGCTTCCGCACGGCGACCGACGTCGAGGTCATCCTCCACCTCTACGAGGAGGAGGGCCCCGCCTGCGTCAAGCGGCTGCGGGGCATGTTCGCGATCGGCCTCTGGGACCGCCCCGCGCGCCGCCTGCTGCTGGCGCGCGACCACCTCGGCCAGAAGCCGCTCTTCTATGCGCTCGCCGGCGACGGGATCGTCTTCGCCTCCGAGGTCAAGGGCGTTCTGGCGTCGGGACTCGTCGGGCGCGAGATCGACCTCGACGGCCTCTGGCACTACATCTCGCTGCGCTACCTGCCCGACCACTACACACTCTTCCGCGGCGTGCACAAGCTGCCGGCCGCGACGCTCGCCGTCTTCGAGGACGGGCGGCTGCGCGAGGAGAAGTACTGGCAGCTTTCGTTCCGCCCGAAGCTCCCGCACGACGAGGCCGCGATCGCCGACGGGCTCGACGAACTGCTGCGCGACACCGTGAAGCTGCACCTGCTCAGCGACGTGCCGGTCGGCACGTTCCTCAGCGGCGGGATCGACTCGAGCACCGTCACCGCGATGATGGCCGGCATCACCGGCGCGCCCTTCCCGACCTTCTCGATCGGCGTCAAGGAAGAGGGGTTCAACGAGCTGCCATGGGCCCGCCTGGTTGCGGCGAAGTACGGCCTCACCGCGCGCGAGCGGATCGTCGAGGCCGACATGATCCACCTCATCCCGCAGATGGTCGCGGCGATGGACGAGCCGGCCGACCCCTTCGGCGCCGGCGTCTTCCTCGTCTCGCAGGTCGCCGCGGAGGAGGTCAAGGTCGTGCTCAGCGGTGACGGCGGCGACGAGAACTTCGCCGGCTACGACCGCTTCGCGGGGCAGCGGCTGGCGGAGATCTACAGCGTCCTGCCCGCCTGGTTCCGGCGCGAGGTCATGGCGCGGGCGATCCGCCTCGTGCCCGAGAGCTTCGGCTACAAGAGCCTCGCGCAGAAGCTGGCGTGGCTCAACGACATGTCGTTCCACTCCGCGGGGGGGCGCTACGCGCGCAGCATGAGCTTCCTGCGCTTCACCGAGGAGAGCAAGGAGCGGCTCTTCACGCCGGCGGCCCTCGCGCGCCTGACCGACCGCGACTCGGTCGCCAAGATCCTCGCCTTCTTCGACGCCGGCGCCGCCGACGACCTCGTCGACCGCATGCTCTACACCGACCTGATGACGCGCATGCCCGACCACCTGCTGGCGATCACGGACCGGATGTCGATGGCGCACGGCTTGGAGGTGCGCCCGCCGCTCATGGATTACCGTCTCGTCGAATACGCCGCGTCCATCCCGGCGGACCTCAAGCTGCGCGGCCACCGGCTGAAATACATCCTCAAGAAGGTCGCGGCGCGCTACCTGCCGCCCGAGCTGATCACGCGGCAGAAGCAGGGGTTCGGGTTCCCCATCGCCCGCTGGATGCGCACCGAGCTGGCGGACCTGCTGCGCAACCTCTTCGCGCGCTCGCGCTTCGTCGAGCTCGGCCTCTTCGAGCGCGCGGCGATGCAGGCGCTGCTCGAGGAGCACCTCTCCGGGAAGGCGGACCACAACTTCCGGCTCTGGATCCTGCTCAACCTCGAGATCTGGCACCGCCTCTGCGTCGAGGGGCAGACGACGGAGGAGCTGCGCGGGTTCATCGACGGGCTGCGCGCCGCGCCCGGGCCGCGCGCCGGCGCGTGA